The following are encoded in a window of bacterium genomic DNA:
- the hypF gene encoding carbamoyltransferase HypF, translating into MKTIHYKCERIEIRGIVQGVGFRPFVHNLAHDCRLCGYVKNNPDGVVIEAEGAPEDIEVFISSLMSRAPVLSRIVELRRTVLDNEPGGRKYLTFEIRASDRTGKPQALISPDVCVCGDCLRELFDQHDRRYLYPFINCTNCGPRFSIIRRLPYDRGFTTMAGFIMCPDCEREYHDPADRRFHAQPDACPHCGPKLRLVDGDGRDIPGDPVLAAVELLRMGRIVAVKGLGGFHLAVDGAQDEAVQRLRSLKHREEKPLALMTGTIRSARKMIHLTVNGRAALESHERPIVLAPRFDGRAKSSPVAPSVAPGTYYLGIMLPYTPLHYLLFFHPQAGGDFAGGKPVFDALVMTSGNLSEDPICKDNDEALRRLSGIADAFLIHDREIAVRCDDSVVNAGGEEISFVRRSRGFAPVPVFLPEPVPPVLAFGGELKNTLCVTDGHRAFVSQHIGDLENIPTLGFFREAVDHFTGILELDPRVYACDLHPDYLSTRYCKQCLSERSDELYGVVGVQHHHAHITSVLAEHGHTGTVIGFSMDGTGYGLDETIWGGEVLISSPVSFVRFAHLDYVPMPGGTAAVREPWRMALSHLRAAYGDRWLSFDMPCLRHLSPHERELLDQACSAGLNSPRTSSLGRLFDAAASLLDIRHRSAFEGQAAMMLESAAAAGEHTPQTLPYTVRKSPPEIYDSYPLLWGSCTADIPGASIHVSDGCIIDYIPLIRGLMEEARRGKPVSGLAAAFHNTLAASFLEVAEYARESTGINTVALSGGCWQNLILFVRFRDVLKEHGFTVLTNRQVPVNDGGISLGQAYTAAACMRNRGI; encoded by the coding sequence ATGAAAACAATCCATTACAAATGTGAACGTATCGAAATCCGCGGTATTGTGCAGGGTGTGGGGTTCCGCCCGTTTGTCCATAACCTTGCCCATGACTGCCGTCTCTGCGGATATGTGAAGAACAACCCTGATGGCGTTGTTATCGAAGCGGAAGGGGCGCCGGAGGATATCGAGGTCTTTATCTCAAGCCTCATGAGCCGGGCGCCTGTTTTGTCGCGGATAGTCGAGCTCCGCCGCACTGTCCTCGATAACGAGCCGGGTGGACGGAAATACTTAACCTTCGAGATTCGGGCAAGCGACCGGACCGGTAAGCCGCAGGCGCTTATCTCCCCGGATGTATGTGTTTGCGGGGACTGCCTGCGTGAGCTTTTCGATCAGCACGACCGCCGTTATCTCTATCCCTTCATCAACTGCACCAACTGCGGCCCTCGGTTTTCCATCATCCGGCGGCTCCCGTATGACAGGGGTTTTACGACCATGGCCGGTTTTATCATGTGTCCCGACTGCGAGCGCGAGTATCATGATCCCGCAGATCGGCGGTTTCATGCCCAGCCCGATGCATGCCCGCACTGCGGGCCGAAGCTGCGGCTCGTGGACGGCGACGGTCGCGATATTCCCGGCGACCCCGTTCTTGCTGCTGTCGAACTGCTTCGAATGGGACGGATTGTTGCGGTTAAAGGACTTGGCGGGTTTCATCTTGCTGTCGATGGCGCACAGGACGAAGCGGTGCAGCGGCTGCGTTCATTGAAACACCGTGAGGAGAAGCCGCTCGCGCTTATGACCGGCACCATCCGCAGTGCACGGAAAATGATACACCTGACCGTAAACGGAAGAGCCGCGCTCGAAAGTCATGAACGTCCGATAGTGCTTGCACCCCGCTTTGACGGGCGCGCAAAGTCTTCGCCTGTCGCCCCTTCGGTTGCGCCGGGAACATATTACCTCGGGATCATGCTGCCGTACACGCCGCTCCACTATCTTCTCTTTTTCCATCCGCAGGCCGGCGGGGATTTTGCCGGCGGGAAGCCGGTCTTCGATGCACTGGTCATGACAAGCGGGAATCTGAGCGAGGACCCCATCTGCAAGGATAACGACGAAGCCCTCAGGCGGCTGTCGGGAATTGCGGATGCGTTTCTCATCCACGACCGGGAAATTGCTGTTCGCTGCGATGATTCCGTGGTGAATGCCGGGGGCGAGGAAATTTCTTTCGTGCGGCGGTCACGGGGTTTTGCCCCCGTACCGGTTTTTCTGCCCGAGCCTGTCCCCCCGGTGCTCGCTTTCGGCGGAGAGCTCAAGAATACCCTCTGCGTAACTGACGGTCACCGGGCTTTCGTGAGCCAGCATATCGGCGATCTGGAAAACATTCCCACACTCGGATTTTTCAGGGAGGCGGTTGACCATTTCACCGGTATTCTGGAGCTCGATCCGCGAGTGTATGCCTGCGACCTTCACCCGGACTATCTGTCCACCCGGTACTGCAAGCAGTGTCTTTCGGAGCGCAGCGACGAGCTTTACGGCGTGGTCGGTGTACAGCATCACCATGCCCATATAACGAGCGTTCTTGCCGAGCACGGGCATACCGGCACGGTTATCGGATTCTCGATGGACGGCACGGGATACGGTCTCGATGAAACGATTTGGGGCGGCGAAGTACTGATAAGCTCTCCCGTTTCGTTTGTTCGGTTCGCGCATCTCGATTATGTGCCGATGCCGGGCGGTACCGCCGCCGTCAGGGAGCCGTGGAGGATGGCGCTGTCTCATCTCCGGGCGGCATACGGCGACCGGTGGCTGTCATTCGATATGCCCTGCCTGCGGCATCTTTCACCTCATGAACGCGAGCTGCTCGATCAGGCATGCAGCGCGGGGCTGAACTCTCCCCGCACGAGCTCACTTGGGAGGCTTTTCGATGCCGCTGCCTCTCTTCTTGATATCCGGCACCGCTCAGCATTCGAGGGGCAGGCTGCGATGATGCTCGAATCAGCCGCCGCCGCCGGTGAACATACGCCGCAAACACTCCCCTATACCGTGCGCAAATCGCCGCCCGAAATATATGATTCATATCCTTTACTGTGGGGAAGCTGTACCGCGGATATTCCCGGAGCGTCCATTCATGTTTCGGACGGGTGTATTATCGATTATATTCCGCTCATCCGGGGACTTATGGAAGAAGCCCGCCGGGGAAAACCGGTCTCCGGGCTTGCCGCCGCTTTTCACAATACGCTCGCGGCGTCATTTCTCGAAGTCGCCGAATATGCCCGTGAAAGTACCGGAATCAATACAGTGGCGCTTTCAGGCGGGTGCTGGCAGAATCTCATCCTGTTTGTACGGTTCCGGGATGTGCTGAAAGAACATGGTTTTACCGTGCTCACCAACCGTCAGGTGCCGGTCAATGACGGCGGCATTTCACTGGGGCAGGCGTATACAGCCGCCGCCTGTATGCGGAACCGCGGGATTTGA
- the hypB gene encoding hydrogenase nickel incorporation protein HypB, giving the protein MAEVKLKQKVLTRNDEIAANIRSELREKGIRCLNLIGSPGSGKTSLLEATFRKLKDTSEIAVIEGDVKTDNDMRRIEALGVKAVQIETGDECHLAAVQVDEAMSHLPLSKLKVLVIENVGNLICPVAFDLGEECRVIVLSVAEGEDKPLKYPAAFVSANAVVITKTDLAPYVDVRPQVLENHARSINPNLTVLMTSAKTGEGIDRFAEFLFQGTKS; this is encoded by the coding sequence ATGGCCGAGGTGAAACTGAAACAGAAGGTACTGACCCGGAACGATGAAATTGCCGCCAATATCCGTTCAGAGCTGCGGGAAAAGGGTATACGGTGTCTCAATCTCATCGGTTCGCCCGGCAGCGGGAAAACCTCGCTGCTGGAAGCAACGTTCCGAAAACTCAAGGACACTTCGGAGATTGCTGTCATCGAGGGCGATGTGAAGACCGACAACGATATGCGCCGTATCGAGGCTTTGGGTGTAAAAGCAGTTCAGATAGAAACGGGGGACGAGTGCCATCTGGCCGCTGTTCAGGTCGATGAGGCCATGTCGCATCTGCCCCTCTCGAAGCTGAAGGTGCTTGTCATCGAGAATGTAGGAAATCTGATCTGTCCGGTCGCGTTTGATCTGGGTGAAGAGTGCCGGGTTATCGTGCTGAGTGTGGCGGAAGGCGAAGACAAACCCCTCAAGTATCCCGCCGCGTTTGTGTCGGCGAATGCCGTGGTTATCACCAAAACCGATCTTGCACCCTATGTCGATGTCCGGCCTCAGGTTCTCGAAAACCACGCCCGATCGATCAATCCGAACCTGACCGTGCTCATGACCTCCGCAAAAACCGGTGAAGGGATAGACCGGTTCGCCGAATTCCTTTTCCAGGGAACGAAAAGCTGA